The proteins below come from a single Chelmon rostratus isolate fCheRos1 chromosome 10, fCheRos1.pri, whole genome shotgun sequence genomic window:
- the hipk1a gene encoding homeodomain-interacting protein kinase 1 isoform X1 has protein sequence MASQLQVFSSPSVSSSAYSRSKRLKVENPAWDVSNQLGDNGYYQQSPTQGAAPSTSGSSFNPVYNANQVHPPTAGSREQTVVRAADSTGSLRGPPSSSSSSSSSSRRVKDAESSSQPCDLYHKQYSLKRKSEEVDSSDSVQILEELSAPVVSNRTGGGGGTTTAQSIAHSTSTTKSSNSHSEGDYQLVQHEILCSMSNSYEVLEFLGRGTFGQVAKCWKRGTNEIVAIKILKNHPSYARQGQIEVSILSRLSTENADEFNFVRSYECFQHKNHTCLVFEMLEQNLYDFLKHSKFSPLLLKCIRPILQQVATALMKLKSLGLIHADLKPENIMLVDPLRQPYRVKVIDFGSASHVSKAVCSTYLQSRYYRAPEIILGLPFCEAIDMWSLGCVIAELFLGWPLYPGASEYDQIRYISQTQGLPAEYLLSAGTKTSRFFNRGPDSSYPLWRLKTPAEHEAEMGIKSKEARKYIFNCLDDMMQVNMTNLEGTDILAEKADRREFIDLLKKMLTLDADKRITPMKTLNHPFVTMTHLLHFPHSSHVKSCFQNMDICKRRCSAFENGKNMFASNNTPSAAANLTVTFSSQLNQHNQMASTGGQSLSLSSNVPLLNYQPGLYQQATINIPGLTQQGVPLQTRPTQLCTQTEPFQQTLIVCPPTIQGLQTSNKPSGYPVRMDNSVPLVPQNQSSQSLHIQPGMLAQASLDPLLVSSLYASVAGMPRLDSVRLPVGCRGESLGGLLDQSASMLQGWPAGTQQILIPSTWQQMPGMAIHNPGQAVVPDSPMGAPISDSQQASGWRGRHGSQYDGVSQQEAGVGRHAASQSHNSGAAHSRAQQGKRSKGRHAESRARPVSSVHSSTTVVHNTSAFAGDQSQPIVISDTPSPAVSIITIHSDSEDEDDRKFPAACSGTSQRTNVISCVTVHDSHDSDSSTSSPLSPKTTSQPTKSLAIIMPSVKSQPGESTSHKAPAAPGPEGTFIQTQMSLFSDQAPSSSGKSKKGSTQQSGRPGESSADRHQRAASSRSQPLNLSQVQQSVMSSSHDQTGSSGSLRRQPTYPPPVSSHSSYNTLFSSTPNLYAYPASAALASVSQAMDQMQGGPSRHGRASGAYSSLALLQKNGSLALAGSAAGQYGNHQQQQQQQTQQQLGGQPFHHSSATYQRKLNQYPYL, from the exons ATGGCGTCGCAGCTCCAGGtgttctcctctccctctgtgtcctccaGTGCCTACTCTCGCTCAAAGAGGCTCAAAGTGGAGAACCCTGCCTGGGATGTGTCCAACCAGCTGGGAGATAATGGTTACTACCAGCAGAGCCCCACCCAGGGAGCTGCACCCTCCActtctggctccagcttcaaCCCAGTGTACAACGCCAACCAGGTGCACCCGCCGACAGCGGGCTCCCGGGAGCAGACGGTGGTGCGGGCGGCAGACAGCACAGGCAGCCTTCGcggccctccctcctcctcttcctcctcctcctcctccagccgtCGCGTCAAGGATGCCGAGTCCTCCTCCCAGCCGTGCGACCTCTACCACAAGCAGTACAGCTTGAAGCGGAAGAGCGAGGAGGTGGACAGCAGCGACAGCGTCCAGATTCTTGAGGAGCTCTCGGCCCCCGTGGTCTCGAACCGCACCGGTGGTGGAGGGGGGACCACCACCGCGCAGTCGATAGCACATTCCACTTCGACCACGAAGAGCAGCAACTCCCACAGCGAGGGCGACTACCAACTGGTCCAGCACGAGATTCTGTGCTCCATGTCCAACAGCTACGAGGTGCTGGAGTTCCTGGGACGCGGCACCTTCGGCCAGGTGGCAAAATGCTGGAAGCGGGGCACAAACGAGATAGTGGCGATTAAAATCTTGAAGAATCATCCTTCATATGCTCGGCAAGGTCAAATTGAA gtcaGCATCCTGAGCAGGCTGAGCACAGAGAACGCCGACGAGTTCAACTTTGTCCGCTCGTACGAGTGTTTCCAGCACAAGAACCACACGTGCCTTGTGTTTGAGATGCTGGAGCAGAACCTTTACGACTTCCTGAAGCACAGCAAGTTCAGCCCCCTGCTGCTCAAGTGCATCCGGCCGATTCTGCAGCAGGTCGCCACGGCGCTGATGAAGCTGAAAAGCCTGGGGCTGATCCACGCCGACCTGAAGCCTGAAAACATCATGCTAGTGGACCCTTTGAGGCAGCCATACAGAGTGAAAGTCATTGATTTCGGCTCCGCCAGCCACGTGTCCAAAGCGGTTTGCTCCACCTACCTGCAGTCTCGGTACTACAG AGCTCCAGAGATCATTCTGGGCCTTCCTTTCTGTGAAGCGATCGACATGTGGTCTTTGGGATGTGTCATTGCTGAGCTGTTCCTGGGATGGCCCCTTTATCCCGGAGCCTCGGAGTATGATCAG ATTCGTTACATTTCCCAGACCCAGGGCCTTCCAGCAGAGTACCTCCTGAGTGCAGGAACCAAAACCAGCCGCTTTTTCAACAGAGGCCCCGACTCCAGCTACCCCCTCTGGAGACTAAAA ACTCCCGCAGAGCACGAGGCAGAGATGGGCATCAAGTCAAAGGAGGCAAGAAAATACATCTTCAACTGTCTGGATGATATGATGCAG GTGAACATGACAAACTTGGAGGGGACGGACATCTTGGCGGAGAAGGCCGACAGGCGGGAGTTCATAGACCTGCTGAAGAAGATGCTGACGCTGGACGCAGACAAACGGATCACGCCCATGAAGACTCTGAACCACCCCTTTGTTACCATGACTCACCTGCTGCACTTCCCTCACAGCTCACA cgTGAAGTCCTGCTTCCAAAATATGGATATATGCAAACGCAGATGCAGCGCCTTTGAGaatggaaaaaatatgtttGCCAGCAACAATACCCCAAGTGCAGCCGCCAACCTCACCGTCACCTTCAGTAGCCAACTAAACCAGCACAATCAG ATGGCCTCCACAGGCGGCCAGTCCCTGTCCCTCAGCAGTAACGTCCCCTTGCTGAACTACCAGCCTGGCCTCTACCAGCAGGCCACTATAAACATCCCTGGTCTAACCCAGCAGGGCGTGCCCCTGCAGACCAGACCCACCCAGCTCTGCACCCAGACTGAGCCCTTCCAGCAAACACTCATAGTTTGTCCCCCGACCATCCAGG GTCTTCAAACATCCAATAAGCCCTCTGGTTATCCAGTGAGGATGGACAACTCAGTACCGTTAGTTCCTCAGAACCAGTCGTCCCAGTCTCTTCACATCCAGCCTGGCATGCTGGCACAG GCCTCCCTGGACCCGCTGCTGGTAAGCAGCCTGTACGCCTCAGTGGCGGGGATGCCGCGTTTAGACTCGGTCCGGCTGCCAGTGGGCTGCAGGGGCGAAAGCCTCGGCGGCTTGCTGGATCAGAGCGCCTCCATGCTG cagggcTGGCCAGCAGGCACACAGCAGATCCTCATCCCTTCCACATGGCAACAGATGCCAGGCATGGCCATCCATAACCCTGGGCAGGCCGTAGTGCCGGACTCACCCATGGGAGCCCCCATCTCCGACAGTCAGCAAGCGTCCGGCTGGAG GGGTCGTCATGGCAGCCAGTACGATGGCGTCAGCCAGCAGGAAGCTGGCGTCGGCCGTCACGCTGCCTCCCAAAGCCACAACTCAGGGGCCGCTCACTCGAGAGCCCAACAGGGCAAGAGGTCGAAGGGTCGACACGCAGAGAGCAGAGCCAG GCCCGTGTCTTCGGTGCATTcgtccaccactgtggtccacAACACTTCCGCTTTTGCTGGTGACCAGTCTCAGCCCATCGTCATCTCCGACACACCCAGTCCCGCTGTCAGCATCATCACCATCCACAGCGACTCGGAGGACGAGGATGACAGGAAGTTCCCTGCTGCCTG ctctggaacAAGCCAGAGGACCAACGTGATCAGCTGCGTGACGGTGCACGACTCTCACGACTCTGactcctccaccagcagccccctGAGCCCCAAGACCACGTCCCAGCCCACCAAGTCTCTGGCCATCATCATGCCCTCTGTGAAGAGCCAGCCAGGGGAGAGCACAAGCCACAAAGCCCCAGCAGCTCCAGGTCCAGAGGGCACTTTTATCCAAACACAAATGTCTTTATTCTCAG ATCAAGCTCCAAGCAGCTCTGGAAAGTCCAAGAAGGGGTCAACTCAGCAGTCCGGTCGGCCTGGAGAGTCCAGCGCTGATCGCCATCAGCGGGCTGCATCCAGCAGGTCCCAGCCTCTCAACCTGAGTCAG GTCCAGCagtctgtgatgtcatcatccCATgaccaaacaggaagcagcggtTCCCTGAGGCGCCAGCCCACATACCCCCCTCCCGTCTCCTCCCACTCATCCTACAACACCCTCTTCAGCTCGACCCCGAACCTGTACGCCTACCCGGCGTCTGCCGCCCTGGCCTCCGTGTCCCAAGCCATGGACCAGATGCAGGGCGGCCCGTCCCGCCACGGCAGGGCGAGCGGAGCTTATTCTTCCCTGGCGTTGCTACAGAAGAACGGCAGCTTGGCTCTGGCAGGGTCTGCTGCGGGACAGTACGGCaaccaccaacagcagcagcagcagcagacgcagcagcagctgggagggCAGCCTTTCCACCACTCCAGTGCCACTTACCAGCGAAAACTCAACCAGTACCCCTACCTGTAA
- the hipk1a gene encoding homeodomain-interacting protein kinase 1 isoform X3 produces the protein MASQLQVFSSPSVSSSAYSRSKRLKVENPAWDVSNQLGDNGYYQQSPTQGAAPSTSGSSFNPVYNANQVHPPTAGSREQTVVRAADSTGSLRGPPSSSSSSSSSSRRVKDAESSSQPCDLYHKQYSLKRKSEEVDSSDSVQILEELSAPVVSNRTGGGGGTTTAQSIAHSTSTTKSSNSHSEGDYQLVQHEILCSMSNSYEVLEFLGRGTFGQVAKCWKRGTNEIVAIKILKNHPSYARQGQIEVSILSRLSTENADEFNFVRSYECFQHKNHTCLVFEMLEQNLYDFLKHSKFSPLLLKCIRPILQQVATALMKLKSLGLIHADLKPENIMLVDPLRQPYRVKVIDFGSASHVSKAVCSTYLQSRYYRAPEIILGLPFCEAIDMWSLGCVIAELFLGWPLYPGASEYDQIRYISQTQGLPAEYLLSAGTKTSRFFNRGPDSSYPLWRLKTPAEHEAEMGIKSKEARKYIFNCLDDMMQVNMTNLEGTDILAEKADRREFIDLLKKMLTLDADKRITPMKTLNHPFVTMTHLLHFPHSSHVKSCFQNMDICKRRCSAFENGKNMFASNNTPSAAANLTVTFSSQLNQHNQMASTGGQSLSLSSNVPLLNYQPGLYQQATINIPGLTQQGVPLQTRPTQLCTQTEPFQQTLIVCPPTIQGLQTSNKPSGYPVRMDNSVPLVPQNQSSQSLHIQPGMLAQASLDPLLVSSLYASVAGMPRLDSVRLPVGCRGESLGGLLDQSASMLQGWPAGTQQILIPSTWQQMPGMAIHNPGQAVVPDSPMGAPISDSQQASGWRGRHGSQYDGVSQQEAGVGRHAASQSHNSGAAHSRAQQGKRSKGRHAESRARPVSSVHSSTTVVHNTSAFAGDQSQPIVISDTPSPAVSIITIHSDSEDEDDRKFPAACSGTSQRTNVISCVTVHDSHDSDSSTSSPLSPKTTSQPTKSLAIIMPSVKSQPGESTSHKAPAAPDQAPSSSGKSKKGSTQQSGRPGESSADRHQRAASSRSQPLNLSQVQQSVMSSSHDQTGSSGSLRRQPTYPPPVSSHSSYNTLFSSTPNLYAYPASAALASVSQAMDQMQGGPSRHGRASGAYSSLALLQKNGSLALAGSAAGQYGNHQQQQQQQTQQQLGGQPFHHSSATYQRKLNQYPYL, from the exons ATGGCGTCGCAGCTCCAGGtgttctcctctccctctgtgtcctccaGTGCCTACTCTCGCTCAAAGAGGCTCAAAGTGGAGAACCCTGCCTGGGATGTGTCCAACCAGCTGGGAGATAATGGTTACTACCAGCAGAGCCCCACCCAGGGAGCTGCACCCTCCActtctggctccagcttcaaCCCAGTGTACAACGCCAACCAGGTGCACCCGCCGACAGCGGGCTCCCGGGAGCAGACGGTGGTGCGGGCGGCAGACAGCACAGGCAGCCTTCGcggccctccctcctcctcttcctcctcctcctcctccagccgtCGCGTCAAGGATGCCGAGTCCTCCTCCCAGCCGTGCGACCTCTACCACAAGCAGTACAGCTTGAAGCGGAAGAGCGAGGAGGTGGACAGCAGCGACAGCGTCCAGATTCTTGAGGAGCTCTCGGCCCCCGTGGTCTCGAACCGCACCGGTGGTGGAGGGGGGACCACCACCGCGCAGTCGATAGCACATTCCACTTCGACCACGAAGAGCAGCAACTCCCACAGCGAGGGCGACTACCAACTGGTCCAGCACGAGATTCTGTGCTCCATGTCCAACAGCTACGAGGTGCTGGAGTTCCTGGGACGCGGCACCTTCGGCCAGGTGGCAAAATGCTGGAAGCGGGGCACAAACGAGATAGTGGCGATTAAAATCTTGAAGAATCATCCTTCATATGCTCGGCAAGGTCAAATTGAA gtcaGCATCCTGAGCAGGCTGAGCACAGAGAACGCCGACGAGTTCAACTTTGTCCGCTCGTACGAGTGTTTCCAGCACAAGAACCACACGTGCCTTGTGTTTGAGATGCTGGAGCAGAACCTTTACGACTTCCTGAAGCACAGCAAGTTCAGCCCCCTGCTGCTCAAGTGCATCCGGCCGATTCTGCAGCAGGTCGCCACGGCGCTGATGAAGCTGAAAAGCCTGGGGCTGATCCACGCCGACCTGAAGCCTGAAAACATCATGCTAGTGGACCCTTTGAGGCAGCCATACAGAGTGAAAGTCATTGATTTCGGCTCCGCCAGCCACGTGTCCAAAGCGGTTTGCTCCACCTACCTGCAGTCTCGGTACTACAG AGCTCCAGAGATCATTCTGGGCCTTCCTTTCTGTGAAGCGATCGACATGTGGTCTTTGGGATGTGTCATTGCTGAGCTGTTCCTGGGATGGCCCCTTTATCCCGGAGCCTCGGAGTATGATCAG ATTCGTTACATTTCCCAGACCCAGGGCCTTCCAGCAGAGTACCTCCTGAGTGCAGGAACCAAAACCAGCCGCTTTTTCAACAGAGGCCCCGACTCCAGCTACCCCCTCTGGAGACTAAAA ACTCCCGCAGAGCACGAGGCAGAGATGGGCATCAAGTCAAAGGAGGCAAGAAAATACATCTTCAACTGTCTGGATGATATGATGCAG GTGAACATGACAAACTTGGAGGGGACGGACATCTTGGCGGAGAAGGCCGACAGGCGGGAGTTCATAGACCTGCTGAAGAAGATGCTGACGCTGGACGCAGACAAACGGATCACGCCCATGAAGACTCTGAACCACCCCTTTGTTACCATGACTCACCTGCTGCACTTCCCTCACAGCTCACA cgTGAAGTCCTGCTTCCAAAATATGGATATATGCAAACGCAGATGCAGCGCCTTTGAGaatggaaaaaatatgtttGCCAGCAACAATACCCCAAGTGCAGCCGCCAACCTCACCGTCACCTTCAGTAGCCAACTAAACCAGCACAATCAG ATGGCCTCCACAGGCGGCCAGTCCCTGTCCCTCAGCAGTAACGTCCCCTTGCTGAACTACCAGCCTGGCCTCTACCAGCAGGCCACTATAAACATCCCTGGTCTAACCCAGCAGGGCGTGCCCCTGCAGACCAGACCCACCCAGCTCTGCACCCAGACTGAGCCCTTCCAGCAAACACTCATAGTTTGTCCCCCGACCATCCAGG GTCTTCAAACATCCAATAAGCCCTCTGGTTATCCAGTGAGGATGGACAACTCAGTACCGTTAGTTCCTCAGAACCAGTCGTCCCAGTCTCTTCACATCCAGCCTGGCATGCTGGCACAG GCCTCCCTGGACCCGCTGCTGGTAAGCAGCCTGTACGCCTCAGTGGCGGGGATGCCGCGTTTAGACTCGGTCCGGCTGCCAGTGGGCTGCAGGGGCGAAAGCCTCGGCGGCTTGCTGGATCAGAGCGCCTCCATGCTG cagggcTGGCCAGCAGGCACACAGCAGATCCTCATCCCTTCCACATGGCAACAGATGCCAGGCATGGCCATCCATAACCCTGGGCAGGCCGTAGTGCCGGACTCACCCATGGGAGCCCCCATCTCCGACAGTCAGCAAGCGTCCGGCTGGAG GGGTCGTCATGGCAGCCAGTACGATGGCGTCAGCCAGCAGGAAGCTGGCGTCGGCCGTCACGCTGCCTCCCAAAGCCACAACTCAGGGGCCGCTCACTCGAGAGCCCAACAGGGCAAGAGGTCGAAGGGTCGACACGCAGAGAGCAGAGCCAG GCCCGTGTCTTCGGTGCATTcgtccaccactgtggtccacAACACTTCCGCTTTTGCTGGTGACCAGTCTCAGCCCATCGTCATCTCCGACACACCCAGTCCCGCTGTCAGCATCATCACCATCCACAGCGACTCGGAGGACGAGGATGACAGGAAGTTCCCTGCTGCCTG ctctggaacAAGCCAGAGGACCAACGTGATCAGCTGCGTGACGGTGCACGACTCTCACGACTCTGactcctccaccagcagccccctGAGCCCCAAGACCACGTCCCAGCCCACCAAGTCTCTGGCCATCATCATGCCCTCTGTGAAGAGCCAGCCAGGGGAGAGCACAAGCCACAAAGCCCCAGCAGCTCCAG ATCAAGCTCCAAGCAGCTCTGGAAAGTCCAAGAAGGGGTCAACTCAGCAGTCCGGTCGGCCTGGAGAGTCCAGCGCTGATCGCCATCAGCGGGCTGCATCCAGCAGGTCCCAGCCTCTCAACCTGAGTCAG GTCCAGCagtctgtgatgtcatcatccCATgaccaaacaggaagcagcggtTCCCTGAGGCGCCAGCCCACATACCCCCCTCCCGTCTCCTCCCACTCATCCTACAACACCCTCTTCAGCTCGACCCCGAACCTGTACGCCTACCCGGCGTCTGCCGCCCTGGCCTCCGTGTCCCAAGCCATGGACCAGATGCAGGGCGGCCCGTCCCGCCACGGCAGGGCGAGCGGAGCTTATTCTTCCCTGGCGTTGCTACAGAAGAACGGCAGCTTGGCTCTGGCAGGGTCTGCTGCGGGACAGTACGGCaaccaccaacagcagcagcagcagcagacgcagcagcagctgggagggCAGCCTTTCCACCACTCCAGTGCCACTTACCAGCGAAAACTCAACCAGTACCCCTACCTGTAA
- the hipk1a gene encoding homeodomain-interacting protein kinase 1 isoform X2 encodes MASQLQVFSSPSVSSSAYSRSKRLKVENPAWDVSNQLGDNGYYQQSPTQGAAPSTSGSSFNPVYNANQVHPPTAGSREQTVVRAADSTGSLRGPPSSSSSSSSSSRRVKDAESSSQPCDLYHKQYSLKRKSEEVDSSDSVQILEELSAPVVSNRTGGGGGTTTAQSIAHSTSTTKSSNSHSEGDYQLVQHEILCSMSNSYEVLEFLGRGTFGQVAKCWKRGTNEIVAIKILKNHPSYARQGQIEVSILSRLSTENADEFNFVRSYECFQHKNHTCLVFEMLEQNLYDFLKHSKFSPLLLKCIRPILQQVATALMKLKSLGLIHADLKPENIMLVDPLRQPYRVKVIDFGSASHVSKAVCSTYLQSRYYRAPEIILGLPFCEAIDMWSLGCVIAELFLGWPLYPGASEYDQIRYISQTQGLPAEYLLSAGTKTSRFFNRGPDSSYPLWRLKTPAEHEAEMGIKSKEARKYIFNCLDDMMQVNMTNLEGTDILAEKADRREFIDLLKKMLTLDADKRITPMKTLNHPFVTMTHLLHFPHSSHVKSCFQNMDICKRRCSAFENGKNMFASNNTPSAAANLTVTFSSQLNQHNQMASTGGQSLSLSSNVPLLNYQPGLYQQATINIPGLTQQGVPLQTRPTQLCTQTEPFQQTLIVCPPTIQGLQTSNKPSGYPVRMDNSVPLVPQNQSSQSLHIQPGMLAQASLDPLLVSSLYASVAGMPRLDSVRLPVGCRGESLGGLLDQSASMLGWPAGTQQILIPSTWQQMPGMAIHNPGQAVVPDSPMGAPISDSQQASGWRGRHGSQYDGVSQQEAGVGRHAASQSHNSGAAHSRAQQGKRSKGRHAESRARPVSSVHSSTTVVHNTSAFAGDQSQPIVISDTPSPAVSIITIHSDSEDEDDRKFPAACSGTSQRTNVISCVTVHDSHDSDSSTSSPLSPKTTSQPTKSLAIIMPSVKSQPGESTSHKAPAAPGPEGTFIQTQMSLFSDQAPSSSGKSKKGSTQQSGRPGESSADRHQRAASSRSQPLNLSQVQQSVMSSSHDQTGSSGSLRRQPTYPPPVSSHSSYNTLFSSTPNLYAYPASAALASVSQAMDQMQGGPSRHGRASGAYSSLALLQKNGSLALAGSAAGQYGNHQQQQQQQTQQQLGGQPFHHSSATYQRKLNQYPYL; translated from the exons ATGGCGTCGCAGCTCCAGGtgttctcctctccctctgtgtcctccaGTGCCTACTCTCGCTCAAAGAGGCTCAAAGTGGAGAACCCTGCCTGGGATGTGTCCAACCAGCTGGGAGATAATGGTTACTACCAGCAGAGCCCCACCCAGGGAGCTGCACCCTCCActtctggctccagcttcaaCCCAGTGTACAACGCCAACCAGGTGCACCCGCCGACAGCGGGCTCCCGGGAGCAGACGGTGGTGCGGGCGGCAGACAGCACAGGCAGCCTTCGcggccctccctcctcctcttcctcctcctcctcctccagccgtCGCGTCAAGGATGCCGAGTCCTCCTCCCAGCCGTGCGACCTCTACCACAAGCAGTACAGCTTGAAGCGGAAGAGCGAGGAGGTGGACAGCAGCGACAGCGTCCAGATTCTTGAGGAGCTCTCGGCCCCCGTGGTCTCGAACCGCACCGGTGGTGGAGGGGGGACCACCACCGCGCAGTCGATAGCACATTCCACTTCGACCACGAAGAGCAGCAACTCCCACAGCGAGGGCGACTACCAACTGGTCCAGCACGAGATTCTGTGCTCCATGTCCAACAGCTACGAGGTGCTGGAGTTCCTGGGACGCGGCACCTTCGGCCAGGTGGCAAAATGCTGGAAGCGGGGCACAAACGAGATAGTGGCGATTAAAATCTTGAAGAATCATCCTTCATATGCTCGGCAAGGTCAAATTGAA gtcaGCATCCTGAGCAGGCTGAGCACAGAGAACGCCGACGAGTTCAACTTTGTCCGCTCGTACGAGTGTTTCCAGCACAAGAACCACACGTGCCTTGTGTTTGAGATGCTGGAGCAGAACCTTTACGACTTCCTGAAGCACAGCAAGTTCAGCCCCCTGCTGCTCAAGTGCATCCGGCCGATTCTGCAGCAGGTCGCCACGGCGCTGATGAAGCTGAAAAGCCTGGGGCTGATCCACGCCGACCTGAAGCCTGAAAACATCATGCTAGTGGACCCTTTGAGGCAGCCATACAGAGTGAAAGTCATTGATTTCGGCTCCGCCAGCCACGTGTCCAAAGCGGTTTGCTCCACCTACCTGCAGTCTCGGTACTACAG AGCTCCAGAGATCATTCTGGGCCTTCCTTTCTGTGAAGCGATCGACATGTGGTCTTTGGGATGTGTCATTGCTGAGCTGTTCCTGGGATGGCCCCTTTATCCCGGAGCCTCGGAGTATGATCAG ATTCGTTACATTTCCCAGACCCAGGGCCTTCCAGCAGAGTACCTCCTGAGTGCAGGAACCAAAACCAGCCGCTTTTTCAACAGAGGCCCCGACTCCAGCTACCCCCTCTGGAGACTAAAA ACTCCCGCAGAGCACGAGGCAGAGATGGGCATCAAGTCAAAGGAGGCAAGAAAATACATCTTCAACTGTCTGGATGATATGATGCAG GTGAACATGACAAACTTGGAGGGGACGGACATCTTGGCGGAGAAGGCCGACAGGCGGGAGTTCATAGACCTGCTGAAGAAGATGCTGACGCTGGACGCAGACAAACGGATCACGCCCATGAAGACTCTGAACCACCCCTTTGTTACCATGACTCACCTGCTGCACTTCCCTCACAGCTCACA cgTGAAGTCCTGCTTCCAAAATATGGATATATGCAAACGCAGATGCAGCGCCTTTGAGaatggaaaaaatatgtttGCCAGCAACAATACCCCAAGTGCAGCCGCCAACCTCACCGTCACCTTCAGTAGCCAACTAAACCAGCACAATCAG ATGGCCTCCACAGGCGGCCAGTCCCTGTCCCTCAGCAGTAACGTCCCCTTGCTGAACTACCAGCCTGGCCTCTACCAGCAGGCCACTATAAACATCCCTGGTCTAACCCAGCAGGGCGTGCCCCTGCAGACCAGACCCACCCAGCTCTGCACCCAGACTGAGCCCTTCCAGCAAACACTCATAGTTTGTCCCCCGACCATCCAGG GTCTTCAAACATCCAATAAGCCCTCTGGTTATCCAGTGAGGATGGACAACTCAGTACCGTTAGTTCCTCAGAACCAGTCGTCCCAGTCTCTTCACATCCAGCCTGGCATGCTGGCACAG GCCTCCCTGGACCCGCTGCTGGTAAGCAGCCTGTACGCCTCAGTGGCGGGGATGCCGCGTTTAGACTCGGTCCGGCTGCCAGTGGGCTGCAGGGGCGAAAGCCTCGGCGGCTTGCTGGATCAGAGCGCCTCCATGCTG ggcTGGCCAGCAGGCACACAGCAGATCCTCATCCCTTCCACATGGCAACAGATGCCAGGCATGGCCATCCATAACCCTGGGCAGGCCGTAGTGCCGGACTCACCCATGGGAGCCCCCATCTCCGACAGTCAGCAAGCGTCCGGCTGGAG GGGTCGTCATGGCAGCCAGTACGATGGCGTCAGCCAGCAGGAAGCTGGCGTCGGCCGTCACGCTGCCTCCCAAAGCCACAACTCAGGGGCCGCTCACTCGAGAGCCCAACAGGGCAAGAGGTCGAAGGGTCGACACGCAGAGAGCAGAGCCAG GCCCGTGTCTTCGGTGCATTcgtccaccactgtggtccacAACACTTCCGCTTTTGCTGGTGACCAGTCTCAGCCCATCGTCATCTCCGACACACCCAGTCCCGCTGTCAGCATCATCACCATCCACAGCGACTCGGAGGACGAGGATGACAGGAAGTTCCCTGCTGCCTG ctctggaacAAGCCAGAGGACCAACGTGATCAGCTGCGTGACGGTGCACGACTCTCACGACTCTGactcctccaccagcagccccctGAGCCCCAAGACCACGTCCCAGCCCACCAAGTCTCTGGCCATCATCATGCCCTCTGTGAAGAGCCAGCCAGGGGAGAGCACAAGCCACAAAGCCCCAGCAGCTCCAGGTCCAGAGGGCACTTTTATCCAAACACAAATGTCTTTATTCTCAG ATCAAGCTCCAAGCAGCTCTGGAAAGTCCAAGAAGGGGTCAACTCAGCAGTCCGGTCGGCCTGGAGAGTCCAGCGCTGATCGCCATCAGCGGGCTGCATCCAGCAGGTCCCAGCCTCTCAACCTGAGTCAG GTCCAGCagtctgtgatgtcatcatccCATgaccaaacaggaagcagcggtTCCCTGAGGCGCCAGCCCACATACCCCCCTCCCGTCTCCTCCCACTCATCCTACAACACCCTCTTCAGCTCGACCCCGAACCTGTACGCCTACCCGGCGTCTGCCGCCCTGGCCTCCGTGTCCCAAGCCATGGACCAGATGCAGGGCGGCCCGTCCCGCCACGGCAGGGCGAGCGGAGCTTATTCTTCCCTGGCGTTGCTACAGAAGAACGGCAGCTTGGCTCTGGCAGGGTCTGCTGCGGGACAGTACGGCaaccaccaacagcagcagcagcagcagacgcagcagcagctgggagggCAGCCTTTCCACCACTCCAGTGCCACTTACCAGCGAAAACTCAACCAGTACCCCTACCTGTAA